The window TCTCGCGCTGGGTCGCCCAATCCCCACGCGCCGCGCTCGCCTCGTAGACCTCTCGCAGGGCCAGCGCGAGCTGCTCCTCGGCCTGGCGGACCGGCAGTGCGGGATCCGCCACCGCGCGCAGCCCCAGCAGCGCCTCGTCGAGCAGCGCCTGGACCGTCTGAATGCCCACCCGCCCGCTCACGCCCGCATCCTTACCGGGAGTCCCCGAAGCCCACGTTGCCCGTCACGCAGACGGGCTTGCCCTCGAAGTGGACGGTGACGGCGGGCACGGGCAGGCCCCATGCCACGCCACGGTTCACGCCCGCCACGGTGATGTCCTTGGTGAGCGCGACGCCGGGCTCGTTGCCCTTCATGTTCCCCGTCTTGCAGAACGAGCTGTGGACCTTCTTGCTCTCGATCTCGATGTTGCTGCACTTGACGCTCAGCGAGCCCGAGTCGCCCATGATCGGATACGGCATGGGCAGGGGGCTGGGCGCCGCGGGCGTGTGGCACATGTTGGGCGCCATGGGCACCACCTGGTGCTTGCTCTTCTCTCCAACGACGGTCAGGCCTAGCGCGGTGACGCTCATG is drawn from Hyalangium ruber and contains these coding sequences:
- a CDS encoding PAAR-like domain-containing protein, whose product is MSVTALGLTVVGEKSKHQVVPMAPNMCHTPAAPSPLPMPYPIMGDSGSLSVKCSNIEIESKKVHSSFCKTGNMKGNEPGVALTKDITVAGVNRGVAWGLPVPAVTVHFEGKPVCVTGNVGFGDSR